Proteins from one Caulobacter sp. 73W genomic window:
- a CDS encoding PLP-dependent aminotransferase family protein, translating into MTTDEAIASELRPEGGPVYVRVADAIHSAVLAGRLQPGDRLPAQRALAARLAVDFTTITRAYGLARERGLLEGEVGRGTFIRSTAGEEIRSVVDLSMNLPPQPFGVSLAAALDEEMSRILKRSDLAAVMAYRAPTGAAPERAAGARWLEPLLGKAVDAARVVVTAGAQAGLNAVMQVRLRPGDGLVVDDLTYPGLIAAARQRGLRLITVEADEEGMSPDALEAACRNGAARALYLVPTLYNPTAATLGEERRRRLAQIARRHDLTIIEDDAYGRLPDTPTPAVAVFAPERTFHVATLSKSLSPGLRTAFVVAPDEAAAKAVADAAHAQAMMPAPLMSAVFAGWMQTGAAEALLAGVRTEAAARRAIAAEVLPTAQGGANSLHVWLDLPARLDRLALAELARERGLGVATSDLFAAGAPPNGLRLSLGAPGTRASLTRGLKALAELTA; encoded by the coding sequence ATGACGACCGACGAGGCGATCGCATCGGAACTGCGGCCGGAGGGCGGACCGGTCTATGTGCGCGTGGCCGACGCCATCCATTCGGCTGTGCTGGCGGGGCGACTGCAGCCCGGCGATCGCCTTCCGGCCCAGCGAGCCCTGGCCGCTCGGCTGGCTGTGGACTTCACCACCATCACCCGAGCCTACGGCTTGGCGCGCGAGCGTGGCCTGCTGGAGGGGGAGGTCGGCCGGGGCACCTTCATCCGTTCAACGGCCGGGGAGGAGATTCGCTCCGTCGTCGATCTGTCCATGAACCTGCCGCCGCAGCCGTTCGGCGTGTCGCTGGCGGCGGCCCTCGACGAGGAGATGTCGCGCATCCTCAAGCGCAGCGACCTTGCGGCGGTGATGGCCTATCGCGCGCCCACAGGGGCGGCGCCGGAACGGGCGGCCGGCGCGCGCTGGCTGGAGCCGCTGCTGGGCAAGGCGGTGGATGCGGCGCGCGTGGTGGTGACCGCTGGCGCCCAGGCGGGGCTGAACGCGGTGATGCAGGTTCGCCTGAGACCCGGCGACGGGCTAGTGGTCGACGACCTGACCTATCCCGGCCTGATCGCCGCCGCGCGGCAGCGGGGCCTGAGGCTGATCACCGTCGAGGCGGACGAGGAGGGGATGTCGCCCGATGCACTGGAGGCGGCTTGCCGGAATGGGGCGGCTAGAGCGCTCTATCTGGTGCCGACGCTCTACAACCCCACCGCCGCCACCCTGGGCGAGGAACGGCGGCGTCGCCTGGCGCAGATCGCCCGCCGCCACGACCTGACGATCATCGAGGACGACGCCTACGGCCGATTGCCCGACACGCCGACGCCAGCCGTGGCGGTGTTCGCGCCGGAGCGGACCTTTCACGTGGCCACCCTATCCAAGTCCCTGTCGCCAGGGCTGCGCACGGCCTTCGTGGTCGCGCCCGACGAGGCGGCGGCCAAGGCGGTGGCGGACGCCGCCCACGCCCAGGCGATGATGCCGGCGCCGTTGATGAGCGCGGTGTTCGCCGGCTGGATGCAGACCGGCGCGGCCGAGGCGCTGCTGGCCGGGGTGCGGACGGAGGCCGCCGCGCGCCGCGCCATCGCGGCCGAGGTGCTGCCCACGGCCCAGGGCGGCGCCAACAGCCTGCACGTCTGGCTCGACCTGCCGGCGCGCCTGGATCGGCTGGCCCTGGCGGAGCTGGCGCGGGAGCGGGGACTGGGCGTCGCTACCTCAGACCTGTTCGCGGCGGGCGCGCCGCCCAATGGCCTGCGTCTGTCGCTTGGCGCGCCAGGCACGCGGGCCAGTCTGACGCGGGGGCTGAAGGCGCTGGCCGAGCTGACGGCATAG
- a CDS encoding DUF983 domain-containing protein: MSDPNDVHTPPAPIISGLRCKCPRCGEGKLFEGFLKVAPACNVCGLSYAFADPADGPAFFVMTGIGCAIMALFAWIEIAYQPPIWFHFLFTLPLFAAGCLGTLRPVKAWLIASQFYHKAEDARFESVGKHGPF; encoded by the coding sequence ATGTCCGACCCGAACGACGTCCACACGCCCCCGGCCCCGATCATCAGCGGCCTGCGCTGCAAGTGCCCGCGCTGCGGAGAGGGCAAGCTGTTCGAAGGCTTCCTGAAGGTCGCGCCCGCCTGCAACGTCTGCGGTCTCAGCTACGCCTTCGCCGATCCGGCCGACGGTCCGGCCTTCTTCGTGATGACCGGCATCGGCTGCGCGATCATGGCCCTGTTCGCCTGGATCGAGATCGCGTACCAGCCGCCGATCTGGTTCCACTTCCTCTTCACCTTGCCCCTGTTCGCGGCGGGGTGCCTGGGCACGCTGCGGCCCGTGAAAGCCTGGCTGATCGCCTCGCAGTTCTATCACAAGGCCGAGGACGCCCGGTTCGAGAGCGTGGGCAAGCACGGCCCCTTCTGA
- a CDS encoding pyridoxamine 5'-phosphate oxidase family protein: protein MSTEVNDKAAVEKRLWKEIDDARFGMLGLTRSDEHFQPMTAYAEPETGKIWFFTLKDTDLAQAVEEGAMAMFTVQAKDGDFQACIGGHLMQMRDHARIEKYWNPVVAAWYPEGKDDPRLTLLCLDVEDAAIWISKGGPVRFAWEVAKANVTGSQPDMGDRANLDLH, encoded by the coding sequence ATGTCCACCGAAGTGAACGACAAGGCCGCCGTCGAAAAGCGCCTTTGGAAGGAAATCGACGACGCTCGCTTCGGCATGCTCGGGCTGACCCGGTCGGACGAGCATTTCCAACCGATGACCGCCTATGCGGAGCCCGAGACCGGCAAGATCTGGTTCTTCACCCTCAAGGACACCGATCTCGCCCAGGCGGTTGAGGAAGGCGCCATGGCCATGTTCACCGTCCAGGCCAAGGACGGCGACTTCCAGGCCTGTATCGGCGGTCACCTGATGCAGATGCGCGATCACGCCCGCATCGAGAAGTACTGGAACCCCGTCGTCGCCGCCTGGTATCCGGAAGGCAAGGACGATCCGCGCCTGACCCTGCTGTGCCTCGATGTCGAGGACGCCGCAATCTGGATCTCCAAGGGCGGTCCGGTCCGCTTCGCCTGGGAAGTCGCCAAGGCCAACGTCACGGGCAGCCAGCCCGACATGGGCGACCGCGCGAACCTCGACCTGCACTGA